The proteins below are encoded in one region of Geothermobacter hydrogeniphilus:
- the pdhA gene encoding pyruvate dehydrogenase (acetyl-transferring) E1 component subunit alpha — MSKKIIASFTVSRLEILDEQGRVDAELMPDLTDPDLVRLYELMLLTRQFDQRALHLQREGRLGTYPSVLGQEASQVGSAYALQKSDWFFPAFRELGVFVTLGYPLAEIYQYWNGDERGLLCPEQLNIFPICIAVGTHIPHAVGAAMAARYRGDPIATACYFGDGGTSKGDFHEGLNMAGVFQAPVVFIIQNNQWAISISRNHQTAAETLAQKAIAYGIPGIQVDGNDVLAVYQATREALQRARSGGGPSLIECDTYRMADHTTADDAARYRDPEEVQRWQRRDPLLRMRRFLADRGLWDDARQQQLETEIDARLDRAVAREEATPPARARDIFAYTWTEMTPRQKRQLQQLRDLRELDHG; from the coding sequence ATGTCGAAAAAGATCATTGCCTCTTTCACTGTTTCCCGCCTGGAAATTCTTGATGAACAGGGTCGCGTTGACGCCGAGCTGATGCCTGACCTGACCGACCCCGACCTGGTACGTCTTTATGAGCTGATGCTGCTGACCCGGCAATTTGATCAGCGTGCCCTGCACCTGCAGCGCGAAGGTCGGCTCGGCACCTATCCTTCGGTTCTCGGCCAGGAGGCTTCCCAGGTCGGCAGCGCCTACGCGCTGCAGAAAAGCGACTGGTTTTTCCCCGCCTTTCGGGAACTCGGCGTGTTTGTCACCCTCGGTTATCCGCTGGCCGAGATCTACCAGTACTGGAATGGCGATGAACGTGGCCTGCTCTGTCCCGAGCAGCTCAACATCTTCCCCATCTGCATCGCCGTCGGCACCCACATCCCGCATGCGGTCGGCGCCGCCATGGCCGCCCGTTACCGCGGCGACCCGATTGCCACCGCCTGCTATTTCGGTGACGGCGGCACCTCCAAGGGAGACTTCCACGAGGGGTTAAACATGGCCGGGGTGTTCCAGGCGCCGGTGGTCTTCATCATCCAGAACAACCAGTGGGCGATTTCGATCTCGCGCAACCACCAGACGGCCGCCGAGACCCTGGCGCAGAAGGCGATCGCTTACGGCATTCCCGGCATCCAGGTGGACGGCAATGATGTTCTGGCGGTTTACCAGGCCACCCGCGAGGCGCTGCAGCGGGCCCGCAGCGGTGGTGGTCCGAGCCTGATCGAGTGCGACACTTACCGTATGGCCGACCATACCACCGCCGACGATGCCGCCCGTTACCGTGACCCGGAAGAGGTTCAGCGCTGGCAGCGGCGTGATCCGTTGTTGCGCATGCGACGTTTTCTCGCCGACCGCGGGTTGTGGGATGACGCCCGCCAGCAGCAGCTGGAAACGGAGATCGACGCACGGCTCGACCGGGCGGTGGCCCGCGAGGAGGCGACCCCGCCGGCCCGAGCCCGGGATATTTTCGCCTATACCTGGACGGAAATGACCCCGCGCCAGAAGCGACAGCTGCAGCAGCTGCGCGATCTTCGGGAGTTGGATCATGGCTGA
- a CDS encoding alpha-ketoacid dehydrogenase subunit beta — MAEMNMVQAINLALREELERDPDVVLLGEDVGRDGGVFRLTEGLYEAFGEERVIDTPLSESAIIGVAIGMAAYGLKPVAEIQFLGFTYGAIEQLFSHAARLRSRSRGQLHCPLVVRTPYGGGVKAPELHEESSEAMFCHMPGLKVVVPGSPWYAKALLQASIRTPDPVLFLEPTRLYRLLREDVPAGDLPVELGKARIARPGDSVTVVAWGSMLEKSLRAAAGFDAEVIDLMTLNPFDAETILASVRRTGRLVVVHEAAQTGGFGAEIAATVAEDAILSLKAPIRRVTGCDVIPPLPLLEDYNVPTAKQIAGAIAEVLAF; from the coding sequence ATGGCTGAGATGAATATGGTTCAGGCCATCAACCTGGCTCTTCGCGAAGAGCTCGAGCGCGATCCGGATGTTGTGCTGCTCGGTGAGGATGTCGGTCGGGACGGCGGGGTTTTTCGCCTGACCGAGGGGCTGTACGAGGCGTTCGGAGAAGAGCGGGTGATCGACACGCCGCTGTCCGAATCGGCGATTATCGGGGTTGCCATCGGCATGGCCGCTTACGGGCTGAAACCGGTGGCTGAAATCCAGTTTCTCGGTTTTACCTATGGCGCCATCGAGCAGCTTTTCAGTCATGCCGCCCGTTTGCGCAGTCGATCCCGAGGCCAGCTGCACTGCCCGCTGGTGGTCCGTACTCCTTATGGCGGCGGGGTCAAGGCGCCGGAACTGCACGAGGAGTCGAGCGAAGCGATGTTCTGCCACATGCCCGGTCTCAAGGTGGTGGTTCCCGGTTCTCCCTGGTATGCCAAGGCGCTGCTTCAGGCCTCGATTCGCACTCCTGATCCGGTTCTTTTTCTGGAACCGACCCGTCTTTATCGACTGTTGCGGGAGGACGTTCCGGCAGGCGATCTTCCCGTCGAGCTCGGTAAGGCGCGCATTGCTCGTCCCGGTGATTCGGTGACGGTGGTTGCCTGGGGAAGCATGCTTGAGAAGAGTCTGCGGGCCGCTGCGGGCTTTGATGCCGAGGTCATTGACCTGATGACCCTCAATCCGTTCGATGCTGAAACTATTCTTGCTTCGGTACGCAGGACCGGGCGGCTGGTTGTGGTTCACGAAGCGGCGCAGACCGGCGGATTCGGAGCCGAGATCGCCGCCACCGTGGCCGAGGATGCGATCCTCTCTCTCAAGGCGCCGATCCGTCGCGTGACCGGCTGCGACGTTATCCCGCCGCTGCCGTTGCTGGAGGATTACAACGTGCCGACGGCGAAGCAGATTGCCGGGGCGATCGCGGAGGTGCTGGCGTTTTGA
- a CDS encoding dihydrolipoamide acetyltransferase family protein, whose translation MKESLFEFILPDLGEGGVEAEIRAWHVAVGERVKEHQSALEVETDKAVVDVPVPRAGIIRTLNHEVGDRVPVGSVLLTIATGEFEADSVPAPAAGAVVSPVRKSQGIVGVLPEAPSAGPPEGPVTEAPVVSGEKKAVPLRALPRVRALAKARGVALETLRGSGPDGRITEEDVLTAAGAEPSGDAGDSGRRVPLAGLRRRIAEHLLEAQRRTAFVTTMAETDVTRLWTLKARQRDELAGRGVKLTLLPFFMKATQHALAEFPRLNARVDEAAGEIELLAECHLGVAVDSREGLLVPVVRDVGTKSVVDLAIELQQLAEQAESRSLSREQLQGSTFTLTNFGSFGGSFATPVINYPNVAILGFGGVSEKPWVVEGEIVIRRILPLSLTFDHRVLDGAEATRFLVRVGQFLEDPGLLFIESV comes from the coding sequence TTGAAGGAATCCCTGTTTGAATTCATTCTGCCTGACCTGGGTGAAGGGGGTGTCGAGGCGGAAATCCGTGCCTGGCACGTTGCCGTCGGCGAGCGGGTCAAGGAACATCAAAGCGCCCTGGAGGTGGAAACCGACAAGGCGGTGGTTGATGTACCGGTGCCGCGTGCCGGGATCATCCGTACCCTCAACCACGAGGTGGGAGACCGGGTTCCGGTCGGCAGTGTGTTGTTGACCATCGCGACCGGTGAGTTCGAGGCGGATAGCGTGCCGGCACCTGCGGCCGGGGCCGTCGTCTCTCCGGTCAGGAAATCACAGGGTATTGTCGGTGTTCTGCCGGAGGCGCCGTCGGCTGGACCGCCGGAAGGGCCCGTGACCGAAGCCCCGGTCGTTTCCGGTGAGAAGAAGGCTGTTCCGCTGCGCGCTCTGCCGCGGGTACGGGCGCTGGCGAAAGCGCGCGGGGTTGCCCTGGAGACACTCCGTGGCAGCGGCCCGGACGGGCGGATCACTGAAGAGGATGTTCTCACCGCCGCCGGTGCCGAACCTTCCGGGGACGCGGGCGATAGCGGCAGGCGCGTCCCTCTTGCCGGGTTGCGACGTCGCATCGCCGAACACCTGCTTGAGGCGCAGCGCCGCACTGCGTTTGTCACCACCATGGCGGAAACCGATGTCACCCGTCTCTGGACGCTCAAGGCCCGTCAGCGGGACGAGCTGGCCGGGCGGGGCGTCAAACTGACCTTGCTGCCCTTTTTCATGAAGGCGACCCAGCATGCGCTGGCCGAATTCCCGCGGCTTAATGCCCGGGTTGATGAAGCCGCCGGCGAGATCGAACTGCTGGCGGAGTGCCACCTCGGAGTGGCGGTCGACAGCCGGGAAGGGCTGCTGGTCCCGGTGGTGCGGGATGTCGGGACCAAGAGCGTGGTCGATCTGGCGATTGAACTGCAGCAGCTGGCCGAGCAGGCCGAGAGCCGGTCCCTGAGCCGTGAACAGTTGCAGGGCAGCACCTTCACCCTGACCAACTTCGGCAGCTTCGGCGGCAGCTTCGCCACCCCGGTGATCAACTATCCCAACGTCGCCATTCTCGGCTTCGGCGGGGTCAGTGAAAAACCCTGGGTGGTCGAAGGCGAGATCGTCATCCGCCGCATTCTGCCCCTTTCACTGACCTTCGACCACCGGGTCCTCGACGGCGCCGAGGCGACCCGCTTCCTGGTGCGGGTCGGGCAGTTCCTGGAAGATCCGGGACTGCTGTTCATCGAGAGTGTCTGA
- a CDS encoding Glu/Leu/Phe/Val family dehydrogenase, translating to MNEIRYDNLGPTKILQLYDPRIPFHAFVVIDNTARGPALGGVRITPEVNLSEVARLARTMTYKSAAAGLHLGGGKSGIIAAADNPDIESIVRSFARMIARLDDYIPAPDMGSNETMMAWIKDEIGRVAGLPEELGGLPLDKLGATGFGLAACAEIACRHIDLPLAGARVAIQGFGNVGSAAARFLVERGAILVALSDRQGTAFAAGGLNLNAALEAHRRNENMVAAAGGELLPQEAIFGIDCDILVPAATADVIRADNQAQVRARMILEGANIPATIEAEQLLAARGVLVVPDFIANAGGLIMAAAEYYGKTEDEAFEEIRDNLHHNTAEILDLSRKKQVLPRRAAEEIALRRVLDAMRTPPPPHPARLIEQARDRLLG from the coding sequence ATGAACGAGATTCGTTACGACAACCTCGGGCCGACCAAAATCCTGCAGCTCTACGACCCCCGGATTCCATTTCACGCCTTTGTCGTGATCGACAATACGGCACGCGGCCCGGCCCTCGGCGGGGTCCGCATCACTCCCGAAGTCAACCTCTCTGAAGTCGCGCGGTTGGCCCGCACCATGACCTACAAAAGCGCCGCCGCCGGACTGCACCTCGGTGGCGGGAAATCGGGAATCATCGCCGCGGCCGACAACCCGGATATCGAATCGATCGTACGCAGCTTCGCCCGCATGATCGCCCGCCTCGACGACTACATCCCGGCGCCGGACATGGGCAGCAACGAGACCATGATGGCCTGGATCAAGGATGAAATCGGCAGGGTCGCCGGGCTGCCGGAAGAACTCGGCGGACTGCCGCTCGACAAACTCGGCGCCACCGGATTCGGCCTGGCCGCCTGCGCCGAAATCGCCTGTCGGCATATCGACCTGCCCCTGGCCGGAGCGCGGGTGGCGATCCAGGGTTTCGGCAATGTCGGCAGCGCGGCGGCCCGCTTTCTCGTCGAGCGGGGCGCGATCCTGGTCGCCCTGAGCGATCGCCAGGGCACCGCCTTTGCCGCCGGGGGACTCAACCTGAACGCGGCCCTCGAAGCCCACCGCCGGAACGAGAACATGGTCGCCGCCGCCGGTGGAGAGCTGCTGCCGCAGGAGGCGATCTTCGGCATTGATTGCGACATCCTCGTCCCGGCGGCAACCGCCGATGTCATCCGCGCCGACAATCAGGCACAAGTCCGAGCGCGGATGATTCTCGAGGGCGCCAACATCCCGGCGACGATCGAAGCCGAACAATTGCTCGCCGCGCGCGGTGTGCTGGTGGTTCCCGACTTTATCGCCAACGCCGGCGGACTGATCATGGCAGCGGCGGAATATTATGGAAAAACCGAGGACGAGGCGTTCGAGGAGATCCGCGACAACCTGCACCACAACACCGCAGAGATCCTGGATCTCAGCAGGAAAAAGCAGGTCCTGCCGCGTCGCGCCGCCGAAGAGATCGCTCTCCGGCGGGTCCTCGATGCGATGCGGACCCCGCCGCCGCCCCATCCCGCCCGGTTGATCGAACAGGCCAGGGACCGGTTGCTGGGATAG
- the gloA gene encoding lactoylglutathione lyase yields MTYRMIHVCIRVMNLEKSEHFYQQAFGFKVSRKRDFPDDGFTLSYLTDPSDSFELELTYNYNQQEPYVIGNGYSHLAVSVDDLEASHRRHQELGLDPTPLKGLSGTASFYFVSDPDGYRVEVVRMA; encoded by the coding sequence ATGACCTATCGCATGATTCACGTCTGTATTCGGGTGATGAACCTGGAAAAAAGTGAACATTTTTATCAGCAGGCGTTCGGTTTCAAGGTTTCCCGCAAGCGTGATTTTCCCGATGACGGCTTCACCCTTTCCTACCTGACCGATCCGAGTGACAGTTTTGAACTGGAGTTGACCTACAATTACAACCAGCAGGAGCCTTACGTCATAGGCAACGGTTATTCCCATCTGGCGGTCAGCGTCGACGATCTCGAAGCGTCGCACCGACGACATCAGGAACTCGGCCTGGATCCGACGCCGCTGAAAGGCTTGAGCGGCACGGCCAGTTTCTATTTCGTTTCCGATCCGGACGGTTATCGGGTCGAGGTGGTACGCATGGCTTGA
- a CDS encoding GPMC system transcriptional regulator — protein sequence MDEIRTARMTELTRKLLSYGKENLEDILHLLVDATTLLTRQNRCRIYLEDLTAGRLTCAAVTGPHAEEIRAQSFPINSEDFLVSRVYTSQDPALLTDIDQLDSPKARAIAARLEIGASCHLPLIHQQRAVGVLCLDSGRRGQLPGDAEIEELRQFLLQATPVLDRARKYHQQILLAREIDTAKSQQAALFMVRSAVRLIDKLALASVLVPRPGESEDRVLEILASYSPDIAVKRLYEDEKQIELGTGRSLLSRYIHSDGTIRDEKLLKPIYIENLPAQTLQKRYLTDQMGLQSLYVVPRLDPHSRRVRCLVNYYTAERYRFSPFEQGLLEAHAEMAERVIQEIGGEHMEIQVLAEINALLQEKYENLPSFLNRVLAKATELIGADTGSIALVREREGERWLVVEENDGTLTGAKIKEWLKRNIPPIRIGAEELPAEERSLTGLAAATGREQLITDTREETGGRGFYREITTDIRSELAVPVLHDDEVLAVICLDSLRPWYFTAEHRQILQIIQRMISRHLFDLQRIEQLTSEVEQLRSDVGYRDPSIHSYRLGNIIGNAPRAREIVEFIQQVTPPIFNRITLWHKTDVEEATLGLPSILITGETGSGKEFIFNNIFSRLNEMYQGRFGRRRELPVKKTNIAAYSGELTYSELFGHKRGAYTGAHTDRQGILEEAHGGVVFLDEIGDADPKTQVQLLRFLDNGGFVRLGDNQTRYARVLLIAATNKDLGRLIEAGDFREDLYHRLSELTIEVPSLNQRREDIPDLATHFLGRLYRIYRRPGEPAEPPMLTRGAREELARHHYSGNIRELRSILVRALFFREGHKIDEQLIRHTLGRPRPAKSATSRQTTRRLTEELAEQILESITSGQETFWSALYSPYSENRITRDMVLAVLNLARRQGATSMPKLAGLLRACDPKSDRNEERKTFFRFKNFLYKTIRIQ from the coding sequence ATGGATGAAATACGCACCGCCAGGATGACGGAACTGACCCGGAAACTGCTCAGCTACGGCAAGGAAAATCTCGAGGACATCCTCCACCTGCTGGTCGACGCCACCACCCTACTGACCCGCCAGAACCGTTGCCGCATCTATCTCGAAGATCTGACCGCCGGCCGACTGACCTGCGCCGCCGTCACCGGTCCCCATGCCGAGGAGATCCGCGCCCAGAGCTTCCCCATCAACAGCGAGGATTTTCTCGTCTCCCGGGTCTACACCTCGCAGGATCCGGCCCTGCTCACCGATATCGACCAACTCGACAGTCCCAAGGCGCGGGCGATTGCCGCCCGACTCGAAATCGGCGCCAGCTGCCACCTGCCGCTGATCCACCAACAGCGCGCGGTGGGGGTTCTCTGCCTTGACAGCGGTCGTCGCGGGCAGTTGCCGGGCGATGCCGAGATCGAAGAACTGCGGCAGTTCCTGCTGCAGGCCACCCCGGTCCTCGACCGCGCCCGCAAGTACCATCAGCAGATCCTGCTGGCACGAGAAATAGATACCGCCAAGAGCCAGCAGGCGGCGCTGTTCATGGTCCGCTCGGCAGTCCGCCTGATCGACAAGCTGGCCCTGGCGTCAGTGCTGGTGCCCCGGCCGGGAGAATCGGAGGACCGGGTGCTGGAGATCCTCGCCTCCTACTCTCCGGACATCGCCGTCAAACGCCTCTATGAGGATGAGAAGCAGATCGAACTCGGCACCGGACGCTCGTTGCTGTCACGCTACATCCACAGCGACGGCACCATCCGCGACGAGAAACTGCTCAAGCCGATCTATATCGAAAATCTCCCGGCGCAGACCCTGCAGAAACGCTACCTGACCGACCAGATGGGGTTGCAGTCTCTCTACGTGGTGCCCCGTCTCGATCCTCATTCCCGCCGGGTGCGCTGCCTGGTCAACTACTATACCGCCGAAAGATACCGCTTCAGCCCCTTCGAACAAGGGCTGCTCGAAGCCCACGCCGAGATGGCGGAACGGGTCATCCAGGAGATCGGCGGCGAACACATGGAGATCCAGGTTCTCGCCGAAATCAACGCCCTGCTGCAGGAGAAATACGAGAACCTGCCTTCTTTCCTCAACCGGGTGCTGGCCAAGGCGACCGAACTGATCGGCGCCGACACCGGCAGCATCGCCCTGGTACGCGAACGGGAGGGTGAACGCTGGCTGGTGGTCGAAGAGAATGACGGCACCCTGACCGGAGCCAAGATCAAGGAGTGGCTGAAACGCAACATTCCCCCGATCCGGATCGGCGCCGAAGAATTGCCGGCCGAGGAACGCAGCCTGACCGGGCTGGCCGCCGCCACCGGCCGGGAACAGCTGATCACCGACACCCGCGAAGAAACAGGCGGCCGCGGCTTCTACCGCGAGATCACCACCGACATCCGCAGCGAACTGGCGGTGCCGGTGCTGCACGATGACGAGGTGCTGGCGGTGATCTGTCTCGACTCGCTGCGCCCCTGGTACTTCACCGCCGAACACCGTCAGATCCTGCAGATCATTCAGCGGATGATTTCCCGCCACCTGTTCGACCTGCAGCGTATTGAACAGCTGACCTCCGAGGTCGAACAACTGCGTTCCGATGTCGGCTACCGGGATCCCAGTATTCACTCCTACCGGCTCGGCAACATCATCGGCAACGCCCCGCGCGCCCGGGAGATCGTTGAATTCATCCAGCAGGTCACACCGCCGATCTTCAATCGGATCACCCTCTGGCACAAGACCGATGTCGAGGAAGCGACCCTCGGCCTGCCGTCAATTCTGATCACCGGGGAAACCGGCAGCGGCAAAGAATTCATCTTCAACAATATCTTTTCGCGGCTCAACGAAATGTACCAGGGACGCTTCGGCCGCCGCCGTGAACTGCCGGTGAAAAAGACCAACATCGCCGCCTACAGCGGTGAACTCACCTACTCCGAGCTGTTCGGTCACAAGCGCGGCGCCTACACCGGCGCCCACACCGACCGCCAGGGAATCCTCGAAGAGGCCCACGGCGGGGTGGTCTTTCTTGACGAAATCGGCGACGCCGACCCGAAAACTCAGGTTCAGCTGCTGCGCTTCCTCGACAACGGTGGTTTTGTCCGACTCGGCGACAACCAGACCCGCTATGCCCGGGTGCTGCTGATCGCCGCCACCAACAAGGATCTCGGTCGGCTGATCGAAGCCGGCGATTTCCGTGAAGATCTTTATCACCGGCTCTCGGAACTGACCATCGAGGTTCCTTCCCTCAACCAGCGCCGGGAAGATATCCCCGACCTTGCCACTCATTTCCTCGGTCGCCTCTACCGCATCTATCGACGCCCCGGAGAGCCGGCGGAACCGCCGATGCTGACCCGCGGCGCCCGAGAGGAACTGGCGCGCCACCATTACAGCGGCAATATCCGCGAACTGCGCAGCATCCTGGTCCGGGCCCTCTTTTTTCGCGAGGGGCACAAAATTGACGAGCAACTGATTCGTCATACCCTGGGCCGCCCCCGTCCGGCGAAAAGCGCCACGTCCCGACAGACCACCCGTCGACTGACAGAAGAACTGGCCGAGCAGATCCTGGAATCCATCACCTCCGGACAGGAAACCTTCTGGAGTGCCCTCTACAGCCCATACTCAGAAAACCGCATCACCCGTGACATGGTCCTCGCCGTTCTCAACCTGGCCCGCCGCCAGGGAGCGACCAGCATGCCGAAACTGGCCGGTCTGCTGCGCGCCTGCGACCCGAAGAGCGACCGCAACGAAGAACGCAAAACGTTCTTCCGTTTCAAAAACTTCCTCTACAAAACCATCCGTATCCAGTGA
- a CDS encoding roadblock/LC7 domain-containing protein translates to MFGSHSSPFVMYEEELQQITGVLNKLLRESNSKVIFLVDKNGQLIASTGETEHLDTTSLASLTAGNIAATGGLAKLIGEKEFSILFHEGEKDNIHISIVAQRVILVVIFDQRSSLGLVRLRVKKASDELARIFKALGEKAERLEKSGQSQSPFAEITDDDIDNLFK, encoded by the coding sequence ATGTTCGGGTCCCATTCTTCTCCCTTTGTTATGTACGAGGAGGAACTTCAGCAGATCACCGGCGTGCTTAACAAGCTGCTGCGGGAGTCCAATTCGAAAGTTATTTTCCTGGTTGACAAGAACGGGCAGCTGATTGCGTCGACGGGAGAAACCGAACATCTCGATACCACCAGCCTCGCTTCGCTGACGGCCGGTAATATCGCCGCCACTGGTGGCCTGGCCAAGTTGATTGGCGAGAAGGAGTTCTCCATCCTCTTCCATGAAGGGGAAAAGGATAATATCCATATCTCGATTGTTGCCCAGCGGGTCATCCTGGTGGTGATATTTGATCAGCGCTCTTCCCTGGGGCTGGTCCGGCTGAGGGTGAAGAAGGCCAGCGACGAACTGGCGAGAATTTTCAAGGCCCTTGGAGAGAAAGCCGAGCGGTTGGAGAAGTCCGGGCAGTCGCAGAGCCCCTTCGCCGAGATCACCGACGACGACATCGACAACCTCTTCAAGTGA
- a CDS encoding GTP-binding protein, with product MSFINYASREINCKIVYYGPGLCGKTTNLQYIYQKTDPSAKGKMISLATETERTLFFDFLPLALGEIRGFKTRFHLYTVPGQVFYDASRKLILKGVDGVVFVADSQEERLDANIESLENLKDNLEEQGYQLEKLPFVVQYNKRDLPNLTSVEELRELLNPDAVPDFEACATTGEGVFETVKAVAKQILLELKKGA from the coding sequence ATGTCCTTCATCAACTACGCTTCACGGGAAATCAACTGCAAGATCGTCTATTATGGTCCCGGCCTGTGCGGCAAGACGACCAACCTGCAGTACATCTACCAAAAAACCGATCCGTCCGCCAAGGGGAAGATGATTTCCCTGGCGACCGAGACCGAAAGAACCCTGTTTTTTGATTTTCTCCCTCTGGCTCTCGGTGAGATCCGTGGTTTCAAAACCCGTTTCCACCTCTATACCGTGCCCGGTCAGGTTTTTTACGATGCCTCGCGTAAGCTTATTCTCAAGGGTGTTGACGGGGTGGTTTTTGTCGCAGATTCCCAGGAAGAGCGTCTCGATGCCAATATCGAGAGTTTGGAGAATCTCAAGGACAATCTCGAAGAACAGGGCTACCAGTTGGAAAAGCTGCCCTTCGTTGTTCAGTACAATAAACGCGACCTGCCGAACCTGACATCGGTGGAGGAATTGCGTGAATTGCTCAACCCGGACGCTGTCCCTGATTTCGAGGCCTGCGCGACCACCGGTGAGGGGGTTTTTGAAACCGTCAAGGCGGTTGCCAAACAGATTCTGCTGGAGTTGAAAAAGGGCGCCTGA
- a CDS encoding CYTH domain-containing protein, producing the protein MALEIERKFLLRNDSWKVGAQGVAYRQGYLSLDPQRTVRVRIAGDRGFLTVKGATRGCVRSEYEYPIPLEQARQLLDELCHRPQIEKTRYRVPHAGLVWEIDEFHGANEGLVLAEVELDRPDQPVVLPDWVGEEVTGDERYYNACLSRTPFSSWPQRRG; encoded by the coding sequence ATGGCGCTGGAAATCGAACGCAAGTTTCTGCTCAGAAACGACAGCTGGAAGGTGGGCGCCCAAGGGGTGGCTTACCGGCAGGGTTATCTCAGCCTTGACCCGCAGCGCACGGTGCGGGTGCGGATCGCCGGTGACAGGGGGTTCCTGACGGTCAAGGGTGCGACCCGCGGCTGTGTCCGCAGTGAATACGAATATCCGATTCCGCTCGAGCAGGCGCGGCAGTTGCTGGACGAACTCTGCCATCGGCCGCAGATTGAAAAGACCCGTTACCGGGTTCCTCACGCCGGGCTTGTCTGGGAGATCGACGAATTTCACGGCGCCAACGAAGGACTGGTGCTGGCCGAGGTTGAACTTGACCGGCCGGATCAGCCCGTTGTGCTGCCCGACTGGGTCGGCGAAGAGGTGACGGGTGATGAACGCTACTACAACGCCTGTCTCAGCCGGACTCCCTTCAGCTCCTGGCCGCAACGGCGGGGCTGA